One part of the Sorangiineae bacterium MSr11954 genome encodes these proteins:
- a CDS encoding restriction endonuclease has protein sequence MAPRLVELHRVMKPTASIYLHCDPVASHYLKILMDAVFRPVNFRNEVIWRYRRWPTTARQFQKMHDVLLFYGKSHTATRTFNVLYGYEQLAESTLRTYGTKKQKADFSSGHRKPSVEEEESKGPPLSDVWEVSIIPPSGKERLGYPTQKPEKLLERVILASSHPGEVVLDPFCGCGTAVAVAHRLERNWIGIDITHLAINLIKRRMKDSFEVDVGDAVGEPVSFPDAAALADLNPYQFQWWALGLVGARPVVEKKGPDQGIDGRLYFHDEPGPSSRTKQVVLSVKSGSTGVKDVRDLRGVLEREKAAIGVLITLQRPTQPMRAEAAAAGFYRSPGWKKEYPRLQVVTIESLLEGRGIDYPPTDQVNVTYKRAPLAKAKRGEQMSLFHPKPTVAKTESKEQAEAGKKHGARRASSGRRARSLPNRGM, from the coding sequence ATGGCGCCCAGGCTCGTTGAGCTGCATCGGGTGATGAAACCGACGGCGAGCATCTACCTGCACTGCGATCCGGTCGCGAGCCATTACCTCAAAATCCTGATGGACGCGGTGTTTCGTCCCGTCAACTTTCGCAACGAGGTGATCTGGCGGTATCGGCGATGGCCCACCACGGCGCGGCAATTCCAGAAGATGCACGACGTGCTCCTCTTCTACGGGAAAAGCCACACGGCCACGCGCACGTTCAACGTGCTGTACGGCTACGAGCAGCTGGCGGAATCCACCCTTCGAACGTACGGGACGAAGAAGCAAAAGGCCGACTTTTCGTCGGGCCATCGAAAACCGAGCGTCGAGGAGGAAGAGTCGAAAGGACCGCCGCTGTCGGACGTCTGGGAGGTGAGCATCATTCCTCCGAGCGGAAAGGAGCGCCTCGGGTACCCCACGCAAAAGCCGGAGAAGCTCCTCGAACGCGTCATCTTGGCGAGCAGCCATCCTGGCGAGGTCGTGCTCGATCCATTCTGCGGCTGCGGAACGGCGGTGGCGGTCGCCCATCGCTTGGAGCGAAACTGGATTGGAATCGACATTACGCACCTCGCGATCAACTTGATCAAGCGTCGCATGAAGGACTCCTTCGAGGTCGACGTCGGAGATGCCGTCGGAGAGCCCGTGTCGTTCCCCGACGCCGCGGCGCTGGCCGACTTGAACCCTTACCAATTCCAGTGGTGGGCCCTTGGGCTCGTCGGCGCCCGCCCGGTCGTCGAGAAGAAGGGACCGGACCAAGGGATCGATGGCCGGTTGTATTTCCACGACGAGCCAGGGCCATCGTCGAGGACGAAGCAGGTCGTGCTCTCGGTGAAGAGCGGCAGTACCGGCGTGAAGGACGTGCGAGACCTGCGCGGCGTTCTCGAACGTGAGAAGGCGGCCATCGGGGTGCTCATCACGCTGCAACGTCCAACGCAACCCATGCGTGCAGAGGCAGCAGCCGCCGGATTTTACCGATCGCCGGGGTGGAAGAAAGAATACCCGCGGCTGCAAGTGGTCACCATCGAAAGCCTGCTCGAGGGCCGCGGCATTGACTACCCGCCGACGGACCAGGTCAATGTCACCTACAAGAGAGCCCCACTGGCAAAGGCCAAGCGAGGCGAGCAGATGTCGCTCTTTCATCCCAAGCCAACGGTGGCCAAAACGGAATCGAAGGAACAGGCCGAAGCGGGGAAGAAGCACGGCGCACGACGAGCGTCCTCGGGCCGTCGAGCTCGATCCCTTCCTAACCGCGGCATGTAA
- a CDS encoding erythromycin esterase family protein translates to MAYILEKQRELDFPHVKTVVWAHNGHLVYTPYGSGGFEPEGTIPMGAQIRERLGREYEAIAFTAYDTKINWPGIEEPMPTPSAGSIEDKLHQLGENHLLVDLKHISRRFIEPGKEYEISWVNDVPTKAYGAILYLGYSPPMDALFW, encoded by the coding sequence ATGGCCTACATTCTCGAGAAGCAGCGCGAGCTCGACTTTCCTCACGTGAAGACGGTGGTCTGGGCTCACAACGGGCATCTCGTCTACACCCCCTATGGTTCCGGGGGGTTCGAGCCGGAAGGCACCATCCCCATGGGCGCGCAGATCCGAGAGCGTTTGGGCCGCGAGTACGAGGCCATCGCGTTCACCGCATACGATACCAAGATCAACTGGCCCGGGATCGAAGAACCGATGCCTACGCCTTCCGCGGGCTCGATCGAGGACAAGCTGCACCAGCTGGGCGAGAACCACCTCCTCGTCGACTTGAAGCACATTTCCAGGAGATTCATCGAACCCGGAAAGGAGTACGAAATCAGCTGGGTGAACGATGTGCCGACCAAGGCCTACGGCGCAATTCTCTACCTCGGGTACTCACCACCGATGGACGCGTTGTTCTGGTAG
- a CDS encoding amino acid adenylation domain-containing protein, translating to MRMDFELAVHRLIAQQAARTPHAEAIVAGDSRVSYGELHRQSDAMAVRLRRAGVGRDAIVGVCAERSIELMVALLGILKAGGAYLYLDPGFPRERLAFMCDDAAVRFVLVSRASSPSLDAIDAVDALAAQRMPIADFSDEELEANVASPEQDGRALAYVVYTSGSTGRPKGVAVEHHSLSHLARALVEAYGIGPSDRILQFASPSWDTMVEEVFPTWLAGAALVLRHPDMIESKALLRGCARSGVTIIMPPTAIWHRLVADIDEESLALPKTLRAVIIGGEAAAPDRLDAWLARVGTGVRLLNEYGLTEATAVCTIADLSAGGWDAEPHVPIGLPLPRVGVSIRNEALEPVPDGVVGEICVLGEGVARGYIHRPELTASKFVPDPISGGRMYRSGDMGFRRPDGQFVCTGRLDAQIKVGGVRIEPAEIEAVLREHDEVADAIVQMHEAEGERRLIAHVVQKAGARSSAAELRTFARARLPATVVPEIAFLEALPLTASGKIDRAKLSAPASPKPPHRAAEGEPLEAALCALARGILGAASLAPDDDFFDAGGNSLLATKLIGLARREFGVDLSFERLLIARTMRSVAAHAESEAPPEGPGISPRPADVSPGASSARRLASLGQQWFWLAQQEQPETATAYNMMWLVHIEGALDPARVERVLIELTSRHEPLRTIFVEGAGEQPADCAVVLTNPPVSLRHVDWAERAHDAKDVTAFAERDAKVPFDLSRELPFRATLIRRGRSTWTLVVCLHHIAADGYSLAILVRDAEAVYAALQRGEEPCLPPLPVAYLDFAVWERDFMASEAAKRQLAYWRQQLRGAPSIVALAFDRPRPPEHTRGGDRLRDVWEAARWSAVRALAREHGATPYMVLLAVFAESLRAWSGQTDLVIGSAVAGRTRPELEPLVGFFPNPVALRIDLSGAPTFRELVGRVRTTCLNAFANADVPSDAVAHALGVRGDPPPPLYRVVFAQPPKELFARPIFEGLKLEVEEIDQEARGFHDLVLELVELDQGASVTLEYNCDLFDRATAERMLDDFRSRVRRTVDSAAAR from the coding sequence ATGCGCATGGATTTCGAGCTCGCCGTTCACCGCCTCATCGCGCAGCAGGCCGCCCGCACGCCGCACGCGGAGGCGATCGTCGCAGGCGATTCGCGCGTTTCGTACGGGGAGCTCCATCGGCAATCGGATGCCATGGCGGTGCGGCTCCGGCGCGCAGGGGTCGGGCGCGATGCCATCGTCGGCGTGTGCGCGGAACGGTCCATCGAGCTCATGGTCGCTCTGCTGGGGATCTTGAAAGCCGGCGGCGCCTACCTCTATTTGGATCCCGGCTTTCCGCGCGAGCGACTCGCGTTCATGTGCGACGATGCCGCCGTCCGCTTCGTCCTCGTATCGCGTGCAAGCTCGCCATCGCTGGACGCGATCGACGCCGTCGACGCGCTCGCCGCGCAGCGCATGCCCATCGCGGACTTCTCCGACGAGGAGCTCGAAGCCAACGTCGCCTCGCCCGAGCAAGACGGCCGCGCGCTGGCGTATGTGGTGTATACGTCGGGATCGACCGGGCGGCCGAAGGGGGTCGCCGTCGAGCACCACTCGCTATCCCATCTTGCGCGCGCGTTGGTGGAGGCTTACGGCATCGGGCCGTCGGACCGCATCTTGCAATTTGCGTCGCCAAGTTGGGATACCATGGTCGAAGAAGTATTTCCCACCTGGCTCGCGGGCGCGGCGCTCGTCCTGCGCCATCCGGATATGATCGAGAGCAAGGCGCTGCTTCGTGGGTGCGCGCGCAGCGGTGTCACCATCATCATGCCGCCCACGGCCATCTGGCATCGTCTGGTCGCCGATATCGACGAAGAGAGCCTCGCCCTCCCAAAGACGCTCCGGGCCGTGATCATCGGCGGGGAGGCCGCCGCCCCCGATCGGCTCGACGCGTGGCTTGCGCGGGTCGGAACGGGCGTGCGTCTCCTCAATGAGTACGGCCTTACGGAAGCGACGGCCGTTTGCACGATTGCCGACCTTTCGGCGGGCGGCTGGGATGCCGAACCGCACGTGCCCATCGGGCTGCCGTTGCCGCGGGTGGGCGTGAGCATTCGAAACGAGGCGCTCGAGCCCGTCCCCGATGGAGTCGTGGGCGAAATCTGCGTTCTGGGCGAAGGCGTCGCGCGCGGCTATATCCATCGTCCGGAGCTGACGGCCTCGAAATTCGTGCCGGATCCGATCTCCGGCGGCCGCATGTACCGAAGTGGGGATATGGGGTTTCGCCGCCCGGATGGGCAATTCGTGTGCACGGGCAGGCTCGATGCTCAGATCAAAGTGGGCGGCGTGCGGATCGAGCCCGCTGAAATCGAAGCGGTGCTGCGCGAGCACGATGAGGTGGCGGACGCCATCGTGCAAATGCACGAGGCCGAAGGGGAGCGCCGCCTGATCGCACATGTGGTGCAAAAGGCGGGTGCTCGATCGAGCGCCGCCGAGCTGCGCACGTTCGCCCGCGCGCGCCTGCCCGCCACCGTGGTCCCCGAAATCGCGTTCCTCGAGGCGCTCCCGCTCACGGCCAGCGGAAAGATCGACCGCGCGAAGCTCTCCGCGCCGGCTTCTCCGAAGCCGCCTCACCGCGCCGCCGAGGGCGAGCCCCTCGAGGCTGCCCTATGTGCGCTTGCCCGCGGGATCCTCGGAGCAGCCTCGTTGGCCCCCGATGACGACTTCTTCGACGCCGGCGGCAACTCGCTGCTCGCCACGAAGCTCATTGGCCTCGCCCGGCGCGAGTTCGGCGTCGATCTCTCGTTCGAGCGACTCCTCATCGCGCGCACCATGCGCTCCGTCGCCGCCCACGCCGAAAGCGAGGCTCCGCCCGAGGGGCCCGGCATCTCGCCCCGGCCGGCGGACGTGAGCCCAGGCGCCTCGAGCGCGCGGCGCCTGGCATCGCTCGGGCAGCAGTGGTTCTGGCTCGCACAACAGGAGCAACCCGAGACCGCGACCGCCTACAACATGATGTGGCTCGTTCATATCGAGGGTGCGCTCGATCCCGCGCGGGTCGAGCGCGTTCTCATCGAGCTCACCTCGCGGCACGAACCCCTGCGCACCATCTTCGTCGAAGGCGCGGGCGAGCAACCCGCGGACTGCGCCGTCGTCTTGACCAACCCGCCGGTCTCGCTGCGCCACGTCGATTGGGCCGAGCGCGCCCACGATGCGAAGGACGTGACCGCATTCGCCGAGCGCGACGCGAAGGTGCCGTTCGATCTCTCGCGCGAGCTTCCCTTTCGCGCCACATTGATACGGCGCGGGCGATCCACGTGGACGCTCGTCGTGTGCCTCCATCACATTGCCGCCGATGGTTATTCCTTGGCGATTTTGGTGCGCGACGCGGAAGCCGTGTACGCAGCCTTGCAACGCGGCGAAGAGCCATGTCTCCCGCCATTGCCCGTCGCCTATTTGGATTTTGCCGTTTGGGAGCGCGATTTCATGGCTTCCGAAGCGGCGAAGCGACAGCTCGCGTATTGGCGGCAGCAGCTGCGCGGCGCCCCCTCGATCGTGGCGCTTGCATTCGATCGCCCGCGGCCCCCCGAGCACACGCGCGGCGGTGACCGACTTCGCGACGTGTGGGAGGCCGCGAGGTGGTCGGCCGTGCGGGCGCTCGCGCGCGAGCATGGCGCAACACCGTATATGGTTCTCCTTGCGGTATTTGCCGAATCGCTGCGCGCGTGGAGCGGCCAGACGGATCTCGTCATCGGCTCGGCGGTCGCAGGCCGCACTCGGCCCGAGCTCGAGCCGCTCGTAGGCTTCTTTCCCAACCCCGTGGCGCTGCGCATCGATCTTTCCGGGGCGCCGACGTTCCGCGAGCTCGTTGGCCGCGTCCGCACCACGTGCCTGAACGCCTTTGCCAATGCCGACGTCCCCAGCGACGCCGTCGCCCACGCGCTGGGGGTGCGCGGCGATCCTCCTCCTCCGCTCTACCGCGTCGTTTTTGCCCAGCCGCCAAAAGAGCTTTTTGCGCGCCCGATCTTCGAGGGCCTAAAGCTCGAGGTCGAGGAAATCGATCAAGAGGCGCGGGGCTTTCACGATCTGGTGCTCGAGCTCGTGGAGCTCGACCAAGGCGCATCGGTGACCTTGGAGTACAACTGCGACTTGTTCGATCGCGCGACGGCCGAGCGCATGCTGGATGACTTCCGAAGCCGTGTGCGGAGAACCGTGGACTCGGCCGCGGCGCGCTGA
- a CDS encoding M48 family metalloprotease yields MQDVKLDFQAWLTARRDAELSAESDALGEELLTWMDEQVVLEKSGWAPELCERVATRLQGADPTSLRKRPVVFWSEQRTAFAVPGRYIYVGRRLLEEAMPEDAVALLFAHELAHHRLGHVKQMLPALRWARQLPIARVASFLAVTAVRLVTSREQEAKADAWALDRCLDVGYDGRACLQLFDVLRTVAENYGDLDMAFGPDDVESAAQRELDKDGRPEWRNALSALRERATRARWELMRGYPSIRDRRARLEARLGGR; encoded by the coding sequence ATGCAAGACGTCAAACTCGACTTCCAAGCATGGCTCACCGCGCGCCGCGACGCCGAGCTATCGGCCGAGAGCGATGCGCTCGGCGAGGAGCTCTTGACCTGGATGGACGAGCAGGTCGTCCTCGAAAAGAGCGGCTGGGCACCCGAGCTTTGCGAACGGGTGGCCACACGCCTGCAGGGTGCCGATCCGACGAGCCTTCGCAAGCGCCCCGTCGTGTTCTGGTCCGAGCAGCGCACGGCCTTCGCCGTTCCCGGACGCTACATTTACGTGGGCCGGCGCCTCCTCGAAGAGGCCATGCCCGAGGACGCGGTGGCCCTGCTCTTCGCGCACGAGCTGGCGCACCATCGGCTCGGGCACGTGAAACAGATGTTGCCGGCCTTGCGCTGGGCGCGGCAACTTCCCATCGCCCGCGTCGCCTCCTTTCTTGCCGTGACCGCGGTGCGTCTCGTGACATCGCGCGAACAAGAAGCGAAGGCCGACGCGTGGGCGCTCGATCGTTGCCTCGACGTCGGATACGACGGCCGCGCCTGTTTGCAATTGTTCGACGTGCTACGCACCGTCGCCGAAAACTACGGTGATCTGGACATGGCCTTCGGCCCCGACGACGTGGAGTCCGCCGCGCAACGAGAGCTCGATAAAGATGGTCGGCCGGAGTGGCGGAATGCCCTCTCCGCACTGCGCGAGCGAGCCACGCGCGCCCGCTGGGAACTGATGCGCGGTTATCCCTCCATCCGCGATCGCCGCGCCCGGCTCGAGGCGCGGCTCGGCGGGCGGTGA
- a CDS encoding DUF3341 domain-containing protein — protein sequence MATTKSVIGLVSSQTQAESIVSELQRAGFPNDVISALFPDKQGTRDFAHEKNTKAPEGAVTGASAGGAIGGAMGLLAGIGALAIPGLSPFIAAGPIMAALSGAAAGAAVGGVAGALVGMGIPEVEAKQYEGKIKSGNILLSVHVDDADERARAKRILESGGAVDVVTIGEQSIPSKQQQTFPPNR from the coding sequence ATGGCAACTACAAAATCAGTCATCGGCCTCGTGTCGTCGCAGACCCAAGCCGAGAGCATCGTGAGCGAGCTTCAACGCGCGGGTTTTCCCAACGACGTCATTTCGGCTTTATTTCCCGATAAGCAGGGGACGCGCGACTTCGCCCACGAGAAGAACACCAAAGCCCCGGAGGGCGCCGTGACGGGCGCGAGCGCCGGGGGCGCCATCGGCGGCGCCATGGGGCTCTTGGCCGGCATCGGCGCCCTCGCAATTCCGGGCTTGAGCCCCTTCATTGCAGCAGGCCCGATCATGGCTGCGCTCAGCGGAGCAGCCGCAGGAGCAGCCGTCGGTGGAGTCGCCGGAGCCTTGGTGGGAATGGGGATTCCCGAGGTCGAAGCCAAGCAGTACGAGGGCAAGATCAAGAGCGGCAACATTCTTCTATCCGTGCACGTCGATGACGCCGACGAGCGCGCCCGCGCGAAGAGGATTCTAGAAAGCGGCGGCGCCGTCGATGTCGTAACCATAGGCGAACAGAGCATTCCGTCGAAGCAGCAGCAAACCTTTCCGCCGAACCGCTGA
- a CDS encoding XRE family transcriptional regulator — protein sequence MTLDALAKASGVSKSMLSQIERNEANPTVAVLWRLTSALGVALADFLTVERAELSQPVVALLPSYSTPEIRSPDGKCILRILGPTEMVGKIEWYELRVDPGGVLASEPHSVNTKEHLSLLSGQLTLNVAGTQKLIQEGETARYPADVRHVIVNEQEKSACALLVVECA from the coding sequence TTGACGCTCGACGCGCTCGCCAAAGCGTCGGGGGTGTCCAAGTCGATGCTCTCCCAGATCGAGCGAAATGAGGCCAACCCCACGGTCGCCGTCCTGTGGAGGTTGACATCGGCGCTGGGCGTAGCGCTGGCCGATTTCCTGACCGTGGAGAGGGCGGAGCTGTCGCAGCCCGTCGTAGCTCTCCTGCCGTCTTACTCGACCCCCGAAATAAGGAGCCCCGACGGCAAGTGCATCCTACGCATTCTCGGTCCGACCGAAATGGTGGGTAAGATTGAATGGTACGAGCTTCGCGTGGATCCGGGCGGCGTCCTGGCGTCCGAGCCCCATTCCGTCAACACGAAGGAGCACCTGTCGCTGTTGTCTGGACAGTTGACCCTGAACGTCGCGGGAACCCAAAAGCTGATACAGGAAGGCGAGACCGCGCGCTATCCGGCAGACGTCCGTCATGTGATCGTCAACGAACAGGAAAAATCGGCGTGCGCTCTCTTGGTCGTCGAGTGTGCTTGA
- the istA gene encoding IS21 family transposase, which translates to MIAPELRSRIRRLFFAEHWKIGTIAAELRLHRDTVEHAIEPQRFANVAYRASASMLDPYKAFIRATLETHPRLRATRVLEMIAQRGYEGSVWPLRRYVRRVRPISRHEAFFRLTTLPGEQAQVDWGSFGSITIGETRRPLSCFVMVLSYSRAIFARFVLDQTLESFLRCHVAAFHTYGGVPRALLYDNLKTAVLERVGDVIRFHPRLLDLAGHYHFSPQPVAPARGNQKGRVERAIRYLRESFFAARAFRSVEELNRKLDDWIGSVAHARIVPGDLHKRTIHDALEQERGRLLALPEHPFLCDYVRATASGKSPYIRFDGNDYSIPHTLVRKPLTLVASDALLRILDGDTEVARYPRSWEKGRQIETPQHLTALADEKRRAREHRGRNRLFAVCTSAEPFLHEVARHGGHLGGTTTRLLHLLEEHGESELQAALSDAHRRGAFTAQSVAHILDQRRRARGAPLQVPPVLPNDPRVRDIVVAPRSLAVYDKLAKSHDGEDEP; encoded by the coding sequence ATGATCGCGCCCGAGCTTCGCTCGCGCATTCGCCGCCTCTTCTTCGCCGAGCACTGGAAGATCGGCACCATCGCGGCCGAGCTCCGGCTCCACCGCGACACCGTCGAGCACGCGATCGAGCCACAGCGATTCGCCAATGTCGCCTATCGCGCGAGCGCTTCGATGCTCGATCCGTACAAAGCCTTCATCCGCGCGACCCTCGAGACCCACCCGCGACTGCGCGCCACCCGCGTGCTGGAAATGATCGCGCAGCGTGGTTACGAAGGCTCCGTGTGGCCGCTTCGGCGATATGTTCGGCGCGTCCGGCCCATCTCTCGGCACGAAGCCTTTTTCCGTCTCACGACGCTCCCAGGGGAGCAGGCTCAAGTCGATTGGGGCTCGTTCGGTTCCATCACCATCGGCGAGACACGGAGACCGCTCTCGTGCTTCGTGATGGTGCTCTCGTATTCGCGGGCCATCTTCGCCCGTTTCGTTCTCGATCAAACGCTCGAGAGCTTTCTGCGCTGCCACGTGGCGGCTTTCCATACGTATGGCGGTGTCCCGCGTGCCCTCCTTTACGATAATCTCAAGACGGCGGTGCTCGAGCGCGTGGGCGATGTCATCCGATTCCACCCTCGATTGCTCGATCTCGCCGGGCACTACCACTTCTCCCCCCAGCCCGTCGCGCCGGCGCGCGGCAATCAAAAGGGTCGTGTGGAGCGCGCCATTCGGTACCTACGCGAATCGTTCTTCGCCGCCCGCGCGTTTCGCTCCGTCGAAGAGCTCAATCGCAAACTGGACGACTGGATTGGCAGCGTCGCACATGCGCGCATCGTCCCTGGCGATCTGCACAAGCGCACCATCCATGACGCCCTCGAGCAGGAGCGCGGACGTCTGCTCGCTTTGCCCGAGCACCCTTTTCTCTGCGACTACGTTCGAGCTACCGCCTCCGGCAAATCACCCTACATCCGTTTCGACGGCAACGATTATTCGATTCCTCATACCCTCGTGCGCAAGCCACTGACACTCGTCGCATCCGACGCCCTGCTTCGCATCCTGGATGGCGACACCGAGGTCGCGCGCTACCCGAGGTCATGGGAGAAAGGACGGCAGATCGAGACGCCGCAGCACCTCACGGCGCTCGCCGACGAAAAACGACGTGCGCGCGAGCATCGCGGTCGGAATCGACTCTTTGCCGTGTGCACGAGCGCCGAGCCCTTCCTCCACGAGGTCGCGCGCCACGGCGGACACCTCGGAGGGACCACGACCCGATTGTTGCACCTGCTCGAGGAGCACGGCGAAAGCGAGCTCCAAGCCGCCCTTTCCGACGCCCATCGGCGTGGCGCGTTCACCGCGCAATCGGTTGCTCACATCCTCGACCAGCGCCGACGCGCCCGCGGCGCTCCGCTGCAAGTGCCCCCCGTACTGCCCAACGATCCGCGCGTGCGCGACATCGTCGTCGCACCGCGCTCACTCGCCGTCTACGACAAACTCGCCAAGAGCCACGACGGGGAGGACGAGCCATGA
- the istB gene encoding IS21-like element helper ATPase IstB, which translates to MTELRERLRALGLLSTASAFDDLVALATKKRWGLTEILEYIADLEEKDRARRGLERRMSRSRLEKFKPMSDFEWDWPTKIDRPLVESVLSVDFVAAHRNVVLVSPSGLGKTMIAQNIVHRAVLAGHSVLFLSAAKLLLDLGAQESARALERRLHYFSKIGLLVIDEVGFLAFDNRNADLLFQVVSRRYEKKSLVLTTNLAFKDWHTIFPSATCATALVERVIHHADVVTIEGESYRMRESEATAKDRRAARKAKKDPPADS; encoded by the coding sequence ATGACCGAGCTTCGCGAGCGCCTTCGCGCCCTCGGACTGCTCTCCACCGCGAGCGCCTTCGACGATCTGGTCGCGCTCGCGACGAAAAAGCGTTGGGGATTGACCGAGATCCTCGAGTACATCGCCGACCTGGAAGAGAAGGACCGGGCTAGGCGCGGTCTCGAGCGGCGGATGTCGCGCAGCCGGCTGGAGAAATTCAAGCCGATGAGCGACTTCGAATGGGACTGGCCGACCAAGATCGACCGACCTCTGGTCGAATCCGTCCTCTCTGTCGACTTCGTCGCGGCGCATCGCAACGTCGTGCTCGTGTCGCCGAGCGGGCTTGGAAAAACGATGATCGCGCAAAACATCGTACATCGCGCGGTGCTCGCCGGGCATTCCGTGCTCTTTCTTTCGGCCGCAAAGCTCTTGCTCGATCTCGGAGCTCAAGAGTCGGCGCGGGCGCTCGAGCGCCGGCTGCACTACTTCTCCAAGATCGGCCTTCTCGTGATCGACGAGGTGGGGTTTCTCGCCTTCGACAATCGCAATGCCGATCTCCTCTTTCAAGTCGTCAGTCGAAGGTACGAAAAGAAGAGCCTCGTGCTCACCACGAACCTCGCTTTCAAGGACTGGCACACGATCTTCCCATCGGCCACCTGCGCAACGGCCCTCGTCGAGCGAGTGATTCATCACGCCGACGTGGTCACCATCGAAGGAGAGAGCTACCGAATGCGCGAATCCGAAGCCACCGCGAAGGACAGGCGGGCAGCCCGCAAGGCGAAGAAGGACCCGCCGGCCGACTCGTGA
- a CDS encoding NAD-dependent epimerase/dehydratase family protein, which translates to MSTPKILLTGANGQLGTELSAALAERYGERNVITSDISPEGRHEHLVHEVLDVTDADQIEALVRKHGITQIYQLAATLSAAGERKPKWAWQLNMTGLLNVLEAAAALKIEKVFWPSSIAAFGPTTPADETPQRTVMEPQTVYGISKLAGEGWCRWYFANKGVDVRSLRYPGLISHKTPPGGGTTDYAIDIFHHAVQGRPYVCFLKPDEALPMMYMPDAVRATLDLMEAPAARIRERGSYNIAGLSFTPEQIASEIAKRIPGFQIAYDPDFRQKIAASWPNSIDDSVARSDWNWLPEYDLSRVTDDMLTNLAQRLKLAKVG; encoded by the coding sequence ATGAGCACGCCAAAGATTTTACTCACCGGTGCGAACGGCCAGCTGGGCACCGAGCTCTCCGCCGCCTTGGCCGAACGCTACGGCGAGCGCAATGTCATCACCAGCGACATCAGCCCCGAAGGACGGCACGAACACCTCGTCCATGAGGTTCTCGACGTCACCGACGCGGACCAGATCGAGGCGCTCGTTCGGAAGCATGGCATCACTCAGATTTATCAACTGGCGGCGACGCTTTCGGCGGCCGGTGAGCGGAAGCCGAAATGGGCGTGGCAGCTCAATATGACCGGCCTGTTGAATGTGCTGGAGGCCGCCGCCGCCTTGAAGATCGAGAAGGTGTTCTGGCCCAGTTCCATTGCCGCGTTCGGCCCGACGACGCCGGCCGACGAGACCCCGCAGCGCACGGTCATGGAGCCGCAGACCGTCTATGGGATCTCCAAGCTCGCCGGAGAGGGGTGGTGTCGCTGGTATTTCGCGAACAAAGGCGTGGATGTCCGCAGCCTGCGCTATCCGGGACTGATTTCGCACAAGACGCCACCGGGCGGTGGGACCACGGACTACGCCATCGACATCTTCCACCACGCTGTGCAGGGGCGGCCCTACGTCTGCTTCCTGAAGCCGGATGAAGCGTTGCCGATGATGTACATGCCCGACGCGGTGCGAGCCACTCTCGATCTGATGGAAGCGCCGGCCGCACGGATCCGGGAGCGCGGTAGCTACAATATCGCCGGCCTCTCGTTTACGCCCGAGCAGATCGCGAGCGAGATTGCCAAGCGGATTCCAGGCTTTCAGATCGCCTACGACCCGGATTTTCGTCAGAAGATTGCCGCGAGTTGGCCCAATTCGATTGACGATTCCGTCGCGCGATCGGACTGGAACTGGCTGCCGGAATACGACCTGTCGCGCGTGACCGACGATATGCTCACCAATTTGGCTCAGCGCTTGAAGCTCGCCAAAGTCGGTTGA
- a CDS encoding erythromycin esterase family protein, with the protein MQALRGIVGGARMVGLGESVHTSGGFHQAHERMVKFMVKEMGFRVLALETPRVRALPVTNYVATCQGDPTEALRSIYGVFASTNMRNLVTWMCQWNTEHPKDPVRFVGFDMKEPWFDHLALEAFLREASPADAEALIEGLSTCDAIKAISQADYNENYAHLVGGRLEAGNFGQAGLVT; encoded by the coding sequence TTGCAGGCGCTTCGCGGCATCGTCGGGGGCGCGCGCATGGTGGGCCTCGGAGAGAGCGTGCATACCTCGGGCGGGTTTCACCAAGCGCACGAACGCATGGTGAAGTTCATGGTGAAAGAGATGGGCTTCCGCGTACTCGCATTGGAAACCCCGCGCGTGCGCGCGCTACCCGTCACCAACTACGTCGCCACCTGCCAAGGCGATCCGACCGAAGCTTTGCGCAGCATCTACGGGGTATTCGCCAGCACGAACATGCGCAATCTGGTCACATGGATGTGCCAGTGGAACACGGAGCACCCGAAAGATCCGGTACGGTTCGTCGGGTTCGATATGAAGGAACCGTGGTTCGACCATCTGGCGCTGGAAGCGTTCCTTCGCGAGGCCTCCCCCGCCGACGCCGAAGCCTTGATCGAGGGCCTATCGACCTGCGATGCCATCAAGGCCATCTCGCAGGCAGACTATAACGAAAACTATGCCCACCTTGTTGGCGGGCGCCTCGAAGCGGGGAATTTCGGGCAGGCCGGTCTCGTGACGTAG